TATGCCTGTTtctgtgttcttttcattttgttgggcTTTTCTAGGTAATTTTTCTGCTAACTTCAACACTTTAGGGAATATACTTGGTTTTCCTTATTACTTAGGGGAGGTGCTATTTCAAAGGACCACCCCAtgttgaacagaaaaaaaagatgtattgaaTGAATAGACCTTGAATAttgtttctttcctattttaGAATGAAATTCGGTTATTGGAAATTTTTAGCAGGTGTCCATCCAAAATAAGTCATTGCTATAATTCACTATGTGACATTTCAGCAAGCCCACTGGAGACAGTGGGTGACATTGTAAAGGGAAGGCTCTGTCTTGAAATTTGAACTGCCTGTGAAGCCTTCCAACTGGGAAACTGGAAACTGGTCACTGAGTTCCCATTAGGTTCTAGTCTGCCCCAAACCAAAATCCTGGAGGTGGGCGCAAGAGCAGGGACTGGGACATGCTTGAGCTACAGGCAACAGCAAGCCTCTCTGATGTCTTCCCTAAAGTTGGGCAGAATCGCCCATCAACTTCAACAATTATAAGGGTAACACCTTCGTGGATGCCATGGCTACCATACTGTAGAACTCGGGAAGAGAGTGGCCCATACACCAAACCCAAGCGTTTTACAAGTTTGAGGGAGTCCGAGGGGATGCATGTGCACATCTGGCCCCAACTGGTGAGCTGGAGGCCATGGCAGCCAGGCTGGAGGAAGCACCAGGGAGCGTTCTAttagtccagtggttctcaaactcaaGCATGTTTCAGAATCACCCAAAGGTAGTTACTCAGCATGGGGCAGGGCCCAATAACCACTTATCTAGCACATTTCCAGACAGCGAAGCTGGTCCCAGGACCACACGCTAAGAACCACCAGCCTGTTGCTCCACTGCCCTCCTACTCAGGCTGAGGAGCAGGAGGATGGATTGTACCCCTGGAGGTGAGTGGCACTGTCTTCGCATGGTCCATTGTGTGCTCTGCACAGTGATGTGCCAAGAAGGGGCTCATGATCAGTTTCTCTTCATACAGTCCTTGCACAGTCTCCTCCCTGACAAGGGGGATGGCTCTTTGTCATTATACTAATTCTCTGAAGACAGTCATAAAATACAATGATAAAGAAGCAATGCTGTTAGAACAAGCATATAGCCTCCTGGTTTGAAATGCTTTGAAAACAAACCATAGCCATAACACAGATAACACACTTCCTATGTAATCATTCTAATTAATTCCTCTAAAATCCCGGCATCTACACACGCAGCTCTCTTGTCACAGGTTTGGCCACTATGTCCTCAACTCCAACGGTACAATCCTCTTTGGTGTTAATGGACTCTTtcgtatttctttcttttcttggttggGCTGTTCTGAATTGTAGATAATCTTTCAGTGTTTGTGGCTGAGCCGGTTTGCTGTGCGTGCCCTGGGTTATTTTTCATAAGATGTCTGGAGGAGAGACTTTCCAAAACATGCAACTCTTCCTTAGACGTGGTTTTTGCCaaattttgtttcaaaagtaACCCTGGATCTGACAACTCTGAAGCTGGCAAAACCCTGACAGCTTTGCTTTTTTCCACTATTATTTCTCTTGGGACTAATCGATCACTTCCAAGAGAAACTCTCTTGCGGTGGTCGAAGTCTTCCGCAGAGCTGCAGTTCCTGCGTTTCTGTTGGGTTTTGGCCACTCGTGGACTTTGTTTTGGACCTGGTGATGCTGACTCACAGCTACAGACAGGGCTCCCACTTAGAAGCCCTGTCTTTAACCGCTCCCCAGGATGAGGTTTTTGCTGGCCACTAGTGACTTCTGGCTGGGTCTGATTAACTTTTTCCAGCTTTTGAACAGGAAGCCCCCAGTGGCTCTCAGCTGCCTTTATGTAATCCTTTGCTAGTCCCGTGGATTCTGATGCGGGACTGGAGGAAGCCTGACCATCATTCCTCCTCCTTGCTATCTCTGCAATCACTGAGTTACTAGATGTTTCCACAGTGTCTCTTCTGGTCTGTGATTTGCTCGTGATGCTgctttttgtttcagttcttttcacactgaaacaaacaaaaatgattttatggTTTGTGAAGCTGTCACGGCACAGTTTCCTCCAAATTCCCTCTACCACATTTCCTACACCTGGAAAAGGAGGCAGGCACTACCTGCCTTCTTGCCTCCCCAGCAAATCTGGAAACACCCCCCACAACAAGTGTATGTTTAAATGCAGATG
This is a stretch of genomic DNA from Papio anubis isolate 15944 chromosome 16, Panubis1.0, whole genome shotgun sequence. It encodes these proteins:
- the SLX4IP gene encoding protein SLX4IP, with protein sequence MASKKFAVKCGNFAVLVDLHILPQGSNKDTSWFSEQKKQEVCLLLKETIDSRVQEYLEVRKQHRPSNAEFTRSSPLSLKGYGFQITAYFLKRGIRLRCIRSSQNAELHVFPDRFVVCVSQLAFSRDLLANQNEDLTERVLHGVSDYFAECAESSLPPSAKLRRNALKEIVKRTETKSSITSKSQTRRDTVETSSNSVIAEIARRRNDGQASSSPASESTGLAKDYIKAAESHWGLPVQKLEKVNQTQPEVTSGQQKPHPGERLKTGLLSGSPVCSCESASPGPKQSPRVAKTQQKRRNCSSAEDFDHRKRVSLGSDRLVPREIIVEKSKAVRVLPASELSDPGLLLKQNLAKTTSKEELHVLESLSSRHLMKNNPGHAQQTGSATNTERLSTIQNSPTKKRKKYERVH